From a region of the Scyliorhinus torazame isolate Kashiwa2021f chromosome 15, sScyTor2.1, whole genome shotgun sequence genome:
- the LOC140391573 gene encoding SLIT and NTRK-like protein 1, producing MGAKCRGVKMLSWFVRLQIVLGLAWGNRTTDLCEKLCSCVEVEGVLHIDCERRGLSNVQHFSAPTSRFYQLFLHSNSLSKLFPNEFANFYNAVTLHLENNGLHDIIPGAFLGLQLVKRLHINNNKIKGFRRHTFLGLDDMEYLQADFNLLRDIDPEAFRDLNALEVLILNDNLITSLPANLFYHVPITHLDLRGNRLKTLPHEGILELIPRVAEILLEDNPWDCTCDLLPLKEWLELNSYSALIGRVVCEAPLRLQGNDLNETSKYDLCPWKMDNDLSLVAPPAQGASGLPPTPAFQHPRSPTSASNQSNPRGNLQRTRTSANSVVPNGSSDPLLLAGCPTACSCSINSPESGLEINCRGSKLESMADLQPRPVQAQELFLRQNNIEIIRKTHFLDYSRLTLLDLGNNAIRLIENNTFLNLTDLRWLYLDNNNLETLMPDMFAGLQNTEYLNLEFNLIQLILPGTFNGIPNLRELFLHNNLLKSLPVDVFSTVSLSKLSLHTNYFMYLPVTGVLNQLTSVVQIDLHGNPWDCSCNIIAFKQWVDRMGTDVVLSELKCASPEQFWDRDIKSISNELMCPELYSKTHLTFSSSSNITITTETGTHVNPYLETSRVSISVLVPGLLLVFVTSAFTVVGMLVFILRNRKRSRKRDNNSSASEINSLQTVCDSYWHNGPYHAEGPHRVYDCVTHSLSD from the exons ATGGGAGCCAAGTGTCGCGGTGTGAAAATGCTGTCTTGGTTTGTGCGGCTGCAAATCGTGCTGGGGCTGGCTTGGGGCAACAGGACGACGGATCTGTGCGAGAAGCTGTGCTCCTGCGTCGAGGTGGAGGGGGTGCTGCACATCGACTGCGAGAGGAGGGGGCTCTCCAACGTGCAGCATTTCAGTGCGCCCACCTCCCGCTTCTACCAGCTCTTCCTGCACAGTAACTCGCTGTCCAAACTCTTCCCCAACGAGTTCGCCAACTTCTACAACGCCGTCACGCTGCACCTGGAGAACAACGGGCTGCACGACATCATCCCCGGCGCCTTCCTGGGGCTGCAGCTGGTCAAGCGGCTGCACATCAACAACAACAAGATCAAAGGCTTCCGGAGGCACACCTTCCTGGGGCTGGACGACATGGAGTACCTGCAGGCGGACTTCAACCTGCTCCGGGACATCGACCCCGAGGCTTTCCGCGACCTCAACGCGCTGGAGGTGCTGATCCTCaacgacaacctcatcacctcgctCCCCGCTAACCTCTTCTACCACGTGCCCATCACCCACCTGGACCTGCGGGGCAACAGGCTCAAGACCCTGCCCCACGAAGGCATCTTGGAACTGATCCCCCGGGTGGCCGAGATTCTGCTGGAGGACAACCCATGGGACTGCACTTGTGATCTGCTGCCCCTTAAag AATGGCTGGAACTCAACTCTTATTCAGCCTTGATCGGAAGAGTAGTTTGCGAGGCACCCTTGCGATTACAAGGAAACGACCTGAATGAAACATCCAAATATGATTTATGTCCCTGGAAGATGGATAATGATTTAAGTCTTGTTGCTCCACCCGCTCAAGGGGCTTCTGGGCTGCCCCCAACTCCTGCCTTTCAGCATCCCAGGTCGCCAACTTCAGCGTCAAATCAATCAAATCCACGCGGCAACCTGCAGAGGACAAGAACTTCGGCCAATTCCGTTGTACCAAATGGCAGTAGTGACCCCCTTTTATTAGCGGGATGCCCAACAGCCTGTAGCTGTTCTATCAATAGTCCTGAATCAGGTCTTGAGATAAACTGCAGGGGCAGTAAACTTGAGAGTATGGCTGACCTTCAGCCCAGACCAGTTCAAGCACAGGAACTCTTTCTGAGGCAGAACAATATAGAAATCATTAGGAAGACTCACTTCCTGGACTACAGCAGGTTGACTTTGTTGGATTTGGGAAATAATGCCATAAGGTTAATAGAAAACAACACTTTCCTTAATCTCACTGATTTGCGTTGGCTGTATCTGGATAATAATAACTTGGAAACACTCATGCCAGATATGTTTGCGGGTCTGCAAAATACAGAGTACCTGAATTTGGAGTTCAATTTAATTCAGTTAATCCTACCAGGCACGTTTAATGGGATTCCAAATCTGAGAGAATTGTTTTTACATAACAATCTGTTGAAGTCTTTGCCTGTAGATGTGTTTTCTACTGTCTCCCTCTCCAAGCTAAGTTTACACACCAACTATTTTATGTATCTCCCAGTCACTGGTGTTTTGAATCAGCTAACATCGGTTGTGCAAATCGACCTTCATGGAAATCCGTGGGATTGCTCTTGTAACATCATAGCTTTCAAGCAGTGGGTTGACAGGATGGGCACTGATGTGGTTCTGAGTGAATTAAAATGTGCATCTCCTGAACAATTCTGGGACAGAGATATTAAGTCAATAAGCAATGAGCTGATGTGCCCGGAATTGTACTCAAAAACTCATCTAACGTTTTCCTCATCAAGTAACATTACCATAACAACAGAGACAGGGACTCATGTAAATCCCTATTTGGAGACCAGCAGAGTTTCAATTTCAGTGCTGGTACCTGGCCTTTTACTTGTCTTTGTTACGTCTGCCTTTACAGTTGTTGGAATGCTGGTGTTTATCTTGAGAAACCGCAAGAGATCAAGAAAAAGGGATAACAACTCTTCTGCTTCAGAAATTAACTCCTTGCAAACAGTGTGCGATTCTTACTGGCACAATGGGCCTTACCATGCAGAGGGACCTCACAGAGTATATGATTGTGTCACGCACTCCCTTTCAGACTAG